GCGAACGCGGCGGCCGCGTCCGCGTGGCAGCCGACGGCCGACGAGGTCGCGGCGATCGACGCGATCCTGCCGCTTCCCGCGGACCCGGCGACAGGGGCCTGACGGCCGGTTCGCCCGAGGCGTAACCGCCGCGTTTGTCGCGCCGCCGCCCCCGGGCGTAGCGTGTCACCGCGTGCGCGGTGCGCCCTGGCGTCGTCCCCGGGCACGGGAAGGATGTCGTGCTCGGCAAGCTCCTGGTCCGCTATCTCTCGCCGGCGTGGCCGCTCATCGTGGCGGTCGTCGTCTTCCAGTTCGCCCAGTCGATCGCGTCGCTGTGGCTGCCGGCGCTGAACGCCGACATCATCGACGAGGGCGTCGTCACCGGCGACATCCCGTACATCTGGTCGACCGGCGGCGTCATGCTGGCGGTGAGCCTCGTGCAGATCGTGTGCGCGATCATCGCCGTGTACTTCGGGTCGCGGCTGGCGATGGGAATGGGTCGCGACGTGCGATCGGACCTGTTCCACCGCGTCGTCGCGTTCTCGCAGCGGGAGGTCGGGCAGTTCGGCCCGCCGTCGCTGATCACGCGCAACACCAACGACGTCCAGCAGGTGCAGATGCTCGTCCAGGTGTCGGCGACGCTGATGATCTCGGCGCCCATCCTCGCGATCGGCGGCGTCATCATGGCCGTCCGCCAGGATGCCGGGCTGTCGTGGCTCATGGCGGTGGCGATCCCCGTGCTCCTCATCGCCGTCGGCCTCATCGTCTCGCGCATGGTGCCGGCGTTCACCCAGATGCAGAAGCGCATCGACCGCGTGAACCAGATCATGCGCGAGCAGCTCACCGGCATCCGCGTCGTACGGGCCTTCGTGCGCGAGCGCGAGGAGCACGCGCGCTTCGACCGCGCGAGCGACGACGTCATGGACACGGCGCTGCGGGCCGGGAACCTCATGGCGATGATGTTCCCGGTCGTCATGCTCGTGCTGAACGTGTCGAGCGTCGCCGTCATCTGGTTCGGCGCCTTCCAGGTGCAGGATGCCGGCGTCGAGATCGGCACGCTCTTCGCCTTCCTCACGTACCTCATGCAGATCCTCATGGGCGTCATGATGGCCACGTTCATGTTCGTGATGATCCCGCGGGCTGCCGTGTGCGCCGATCGCATCGGCGAGGTGCTGGGCGCCGATCCGTCGGTCGCGCCGCCCGCGCACGCCGTCGATCCGCCGCCGCCGGTGGGGCGCATCGAGTTCGACCACGTCGACTTCGCCTACCCCGGGGCCGAGGACGCGGTCCTCCACGACCTCACCTTCACGGTCGAGCCGGGAACGACCACCGCCGTGATCGGATCGACCGGCGCGGGCAAGAGCACGATGATCGGGCTCGTGCCGCGCCTGTTCGACGTCACCGGCGGCGCCGTGCGCATCGACGGCGTGGACGTGCGCGACTACGACCCCGACGTGCTGTGGGGGCGCATCGGGCTGGTGCAGCAGAAGGCCTTCCTGTTCTCGGGAACGATCGCCTCGAACCTCCGGTACGGGGATGCCGACGCGAGCGACGACGACCTGTGGCAGGCGCTCGAGATCGCGCAGGGTGCGGAGTTCGTGCGCGCGATGCCGGAGGGACTCGCCGCACCCATCGCCCAGGGCGGGACGAATGTGTCCGGCGGCCAGCGCCAGCGGCTCGCGATCGCGCGCGCGCTGGTGAAGCGGCCGCCGGTCTACATCTTCGACGACTCGTTCTCGGCCCTCGACCTGAGCACGGATGCAGCCCTGCGCCGGGCGCTCGACCGCAGACTCCCCGGTGCCACGCGCCTGATCGTCGCGCAGCGCGTCTCGACGATCCAGCACGCCGATCAGATCGTCGTGCTCGACCACGGCCGCATCGTGGGCATCGGCGTCCACGACGACCTCGTCGCGTCCTGTGAGACCTATCGCGAGATCGTCGAGTCGCAGCTCGCGGCGGAGGAGGCGGCATGAGCCACGGACGCCCGATGGGCGGGCCCATGGGCCGCGGGGGACCTCAGGCGCCGGTGCAGAAGGCGCGGAACTTCGGGCCGAGCGCCAAGAGGCTGCTGGGGACGCTGCGCACCGACCTGCCGCGGCTCATCCTCGTCGTCGTCTTCGGGGTCATCTCGGTGGCGCTGACCGTCACCGGTCCGAAGGTCCTCGGCGAGGGCACGAACATCATCTTCTCGGGCTTCATCTCGATGCAGGTCCCGGCGGGCGCCACCAAGCAGGAGGTCATCGACGGGCTGATCGCGTCGGGCAACCAGGAGCAGGCGGACATGCTCTCCGCGATGGCGTTCACGCCCGGCGCCGGCATCGACTTCGAGGCGCTGTCGCGCATCGTGCTCGCCGTGCTCGCGATCTACGTGTTCGGCAGCATCTTCGGCTGGCTCCAGGCCCGCATCCTCAACGGCATCGTGCAGCGGGCCATGCACCGTCTGCGGATGCAGGTCGAGGAGAAGATCCACCGCCTGCCGTTGGCGTACTTCGATCGCGTGCAGCGCGGCGAGCTCCTCAGCCGTGTGACCAACGACGTGGACAACATCGGGCAGACGATGCAGCAGACGCTGTCGCAGGTCGTGGTGTCGCTGCTGACGGTGATCGGCGTGCTGACGATGATGTTCATCATCTCGCCGCTGCTGGCGGTCATCGCGCTGGTGACGATCCCGCTCACGCTGGTCATCACGATGCTGGTCGCGCGGCGCTCGCAGAAGCTGTTCGCTCAGCAGTGGAAGGCCACCGGCGTGGTCAACGCCCGGGTCGAGGAGACCTTCTCGGGGCATTCGATCGTCAAGACCTTCGGACGCCAGCGTGAGGCCGAGGAGCTGTTCCGCGCCGAGAACGAGGACCTGTACCGCGCGAGCTTCGGCGCCCAGTTCGTGTCGGGCATCATCATGCCGTCGATGATGTTCATCGGGAACCTCGTCTACGTCGCCATCGCGGTGGTCGGGGGTCTGCAGGTCGCGGGTGGGCTCATGTCGATCGGCGACGTGCAGGCGTTCATCCAGTACTCGCGCCAGTTCACCCAGCCGCTGAGCCAGCTGGGCTCGATGGCCAACCTCCTGCAGTCGGGCGTGGCCAGCGCCGAGCGCGTGTTCGAGCTGCTCGACGAGACCGAGCAGGAGCCCGACGACGACCCGGCGCCCACCGCGCCCGACGACGCCGGGCACCTGGCGTTCGAGGACGTGTCGTTCCGGTACAGCCCCGACAAGCCGCTGATCGACGGGCTCTCCCTGGCTGCGACGCCCGGCAGCACCGTCGCGATCGTGGGGCCGACCGGCGCGGGCAAGACGACCCTCGTGAACCTCGTCATGCGCTTCTACGACGTCGACGCGGGCGCGATCACCCTCGACGGGGTCGACACGCGGCGCATGACGCGCGACGACGTGCGCTCCCGCACGGGCATGGTGCTGCAGGACACGTGGCTGTTCGCCGGGACGATCCGGGAGAACATCGCCTACGGCCGGCCGAGTGCGACCGAGGAGGAGATCGTCGCGGCGGCGACGGCGGCGTACGTCGACCGCTTCGTGCACGCTCTGCCCGACGGCTACGACACGATGCTCGACGACGACGCGGCGAATCTCAGCGTGGGCGAGCGGCAGCTGGTGACGATTGCGCGTGCGTTCCTGGCCGATCCGCGCATCCTCATCCTGGACGAGGCCACCAGCTCCGTCGACACCCGCACCGAGCTGCTGATCCAGCGGGCGATGTCGCGTCTGCGCGAGGATCGGACCGCGTTCGTGATCGCCCACCGTCTGTCGACGATCCGGGACGCCGATCTCATCCTGGTGATGGAGGACGGATCGATCGTCGAACAGGGCGACCACGCGGCGCTGCTCGCGACGCGGGGCGCCTATTGGCGGCTGTACAACGCGCAGTTCGAGGCGCCGCTCGACGACGAGGATCTGTCGCCGGTGTCCGCCGCCCCCGGAATGTCGCCGGACGCGCCGCGTTGACCCACTAGGATGTGAGGACGCCGACCGGTCCTCACCGGCGGCCCGCCGTCGGCCCAGGGGAGGACAAGGGCGTGCCCGAGGTATCCACTGAGACCTACGCGGTGAACGCCCCCGGGCGACCCCTCACGCTCGCGTGGGCCGCCGTCACCGATGTCGGGCGACGCCGCGAGGTGAATCAGGACGCGGTCTATGCCGGGTTCCCGCTTTTCGTCGTGGCCGACGGGATGGGCGGCCACCTGGGCGGCGAGATCGCCAGCGATCGCACCATCGCGCGCCTCCAGGCCGTCGCCGAGAGCGGATCGGTGTCGCCGGAGACCATCGAGAAGGCTCTCGAGCGTGCCGTGAGGGACATCGCGTCGCACCCCGAGACGACCGATGAGGGCACCGGAACGACCGTGACCGGCGTGTTCCTCGACAGCTCGTCGGAGGAGCCGCACTGGGTCACGCTGAACATCGGCGACTCCCGCGTCTATCTCGTGCGCGATGACGCGATCGTGCAGATCACCACCGACCACTCCGTCGTGCAGGAGCTCGTCGCGGCCGGCCGGCTCAGCCCCGAGGAGGCCGAGAATCACCCCTACGGGAACGTCATCACGCGCGCCGTGGGCCCGACGGAGTCGGTCACCCCTGACTACGTCCGCCTCGATGTCATCGAGGGCGACCGCTTCGTGATCTGCTCCGACGGTCTCACGAAGGAGCTCACAGACTTCGGCATCAAGCACTTCCTCGCCGAGCACGCCGATCCTGCCGAGGCCGTCTCGGCGATGCTCGACGCGGCGCTCGAGAACGGCGGACGCGACAACATCACGATCATCGTGCTCAACGTCGGCGAGCACGACGCGGCCGGTGCGGGCTCGGTCGACGGCCGGGCGGCCGAGGTGGTGAAGGCCGACGGCGAAGAAGATGCCGAAGAGGCGATCGCCCCGGAGCCGGGGACGGACGCCCCCGAAGCCGGCGACGGCGAGGACGCGCCTGAAGCGGCCGACGACGACGGGGTCTCCTCCCCAGAGGACGACTGACGGCGCTTCTCCCCGGATCGTCGCGGACCGCGACGCGGCGTGCGGAGCCCGGGCTTCACTGGGGTCGTGCCCGATCAGATCCCCGTCACCGCCGGCCTCGTCCGCACCGCGCCCCTCGCGCCCGACGATCCGCTGAGCCTTCCCGACGCCTGGACGCCTCCCGCGCGGCCGGGCTTCCCGCTCGTCGCCGCCGTGGTGCCGGTCGCCGGCGGCGTGGTGATGTGGCTCGTGACCGGCTCGACGCCGGCGCTCTGGCTCGCCGCCCTCGGTCCGCTGCTGGCGATCGGCTCGATCCTCGACGCCCGCAGGACGGCGCGGCGCGACCGCCGGAAGGCCGACGACGAGGCGCGGCGGGCACGCGCAGCCGTCGTCTCCGAGGTCGCGCGTCGCCATGAACACGAGCGCGCGGCGCGGTGGGCGGAGCATCCCGACGTCGCACGCATGCTGACGTCGGATGCCGGCCTGTGGCGCATCGACTCGACCCGCGCCGAGGCCATCGTCGTGGGCGCGGGCGAGCAGCCGAGCGCCGTGCGCGTCCTCGGCGGGCAGGGCGATCCCGCAGCCGCTCAGGTGCGAGCGGACGCCTCGTGGCTCGCGCACGCGCCGGTCACCGTCCCCGCCCACGCCGGCGTCGCCGTGACCGGGGACGCGTTCGTCGCGCGCGCCGTTCTCCGCGCGCTCGCCGTCCAGCTGTGCCTGTCGGCCGCGCCCGGCGAGCTGCGCGTTCTCGGGTCGTGTTCCGAGCATGAGTGGATCGAGGCCGTCCCGCATCGTCGAGCCTCGCGCGGGCGCGCCCTGGCCCTGGTCGCGCCGGGCGAGCCGGTGCCCGCGGAGGCCGACGTGGTGCTCGCGCGCGTCGGGCCCGGCGAACCGCCGCCGCCACGGTGCGGGGCGCTGCTGGAGGTGCGCGGCCTCACGTCGGGCACGATCGACCACGCGGGACGCGTGCAGGAGGTGGGCCTGGAAGCCGTTGGGGACGCGCAGGCGGCGGCGATCGCGGCGATGCTCGAGGCGCGCGCCGGGGCGGCCTTCGGCGTCGTGACGCAGGCGGTGCCCTTCCATGCGCTGGATCGCACGGCGGATGCGACGCGCGGCGGGCTTCCGGCGACGATCGGCGTGGGCGACCGCGGGCCGGTCTCGGTCGACCTCGTGGACGACGGCCCCCACGCGGTCGTGGCCGGCGTGACCGGATCGGGCAAGAGCGAGCTGCTGATCACGTGGATTCTCGCGCTGTGTGCCGCGCGCTCCACCGACGACGTGAGCTTCCTGCTGGCCGACTTCAAGGGCGGCACGGCGTTCGACGCGCTGCGCACGCTGCCGCATGTCACCGGAGTCATCACGGACCTGGACGGCGCGGGGGCCCGGCGGGCCATCGACAGTCTGCGCGCCGAACTCCGCCGGCGCGAGAGCGCACTCGCCTCGGCGGGCGCCCGGGACATCGCCGACCCGCGTGTCGCGCTTCCCCGGCTGGTCGTCGTGGTCGACGAGTTCGCGGCGCTGCTGGCCGCCCAGCCCGAGCTCCACGCGGTCTTCGCCGATGTCGCCGCGCGCGGACGCGCGCTCGGGATGCATCTGATCCTGGGCACGCAGCGCGCCGCGGGCGTGATCCGCGACGCGCTGCTGGCCAACTGCCCGCTGCGCGTTTCGCTGCGGGTCACCGACCGGGCCGACAGCAGGGCGGTCGTGGGGACGGACGACGCGGCTGAGCTCGACGGGGGCCCTGGCGGGCGAGGTGTGGCGCTGGTGCGCCGCGCATCCGACGCATCGCCGCACCGCGTGCGCATCGCGCTGTCGGCGCCTGACGACATCACGGCCGTCGCGGCCCGCGCGTCGGGCCCGGCGCCGCGGCGGCCGTGGCTGCCGCCGCTTCCCGACCGGGTCGTGCTCGACGACGTCGTCGCGGGCCGCGACACCGGCACGCTCGTGATCGGGCTCTCCGACGAACCCGACCGCCAGCGCCAGCGGCGGATCGGTCTGTCGGCGGCGGACCGGGGCGTGCTCGTGATCGGCGGGCCCGGCTCGGGGCGGACGACGGCGCTCGAGACCCTCGCGCGGCAGGCGCCGCACGTCGTGCGGATCGGCCCCGCGGCCGAGCATGCCTGGGATGCGCTGGAGCGCCTGGACGAGGAGCCGCCCGCCGCCGGCTCACTCGTGCTCGCCGACGACGTCGACGCGGTCATCGGCGGATTCCCTCCCGAGTACGCGCAGGAGTGCGCCGCGCGCTTCGAGCGCGTCGCGCGCGCGGCGGGCCGCCACGGGATCCTCGTCGCGGCCTCGGTGCAGCGGCTGTCGGGTCCCGTCGCGCGCATCGCCGACCTGTTCCCGCGGCGGCTGCTGCTGCGCACCGCGTCACGCGCCGACCACTTCGCCGCCGGCGGCGATCCCGCGCAGTTCTCGGCGGCTGCCGCCCCCGGACGGGGCACGCTCGACGGCGTCGCGGTCCAGGTCGCGCTGGCGCCCGGCGTGATACCCGGATCGCAGGCCCCCGCGGCGCCGTGGCACCCGCGCGCGGCGCTCACCGGGTTCGTGACGCGCCGATCGGCGGCTGCGCGCGAGGCGATGGCGGCCTGGGAGCGCGGCGGTCATCGCGTCATCGGCCTCGACGCGTTCGCGGCCGATGGGCACCCGGGGGAGCCCGTCGTGGTGGCGGGCGATCCCGAGCAGTGGCAGCGACACTGGCGCGTCCTCGGCGACATCCGCGCGGACCACGACCTCGTCGTCGACGCGCCGTGCGCGGGCGAGCTGCGCGCGCTCACCGGATCGCGTCGGCTGCCGCCGTACGCCGAGCCGGGGCGCGCTCGTGCGTGGCTCCTGGCCGCGGGCGACGACGCCGTCCGCATCCCGCTCCCGGCGGCGGACGCGGAGGCGGGAGGAGCGGGAGCGGGCGGAGCGCCACCGCATCGGTGACGCGCTCGGCTCAGCTCCAGGCGGCCAGCGGCATCCCGTGCGCCGCCGCGACGCCGGCGCTCACGACGGTTCCGGCCACCGTGTTCAGACCGGCCGCGAGCGCCGGGTCCGAGCGCAGGGCCTCCTGCCACCCGACACGCGCGATCCTGCGGATGTAGGGGAGCGTGGCGTTGGTCAGTGCCGACGTCGACGTGTTCGGCACGGCGCCGGGCATGTTCGCGACGCAGTAGAACACGCTCTGGTGGACCGGGAACGTCGGGTCGGCGTGCGTGGTGGGCCGCGTGTCCTCGAAGCATCCGCCCTGGTCGACCGCGATGTCCACGAGCACCGAGCCCGGCCGCATCCGGCTCACCATCTCGTTGGTGACGAGCTTCGGGGCCTTCGCTCCGGGGATCAGCACCGAGCCGATCACGAGATCGGAGTCCACGACCGCCCGGTCCAGATCGAGCGGGTTCGACGCGGCCGTCTTGACGCGCCCCTGGAAATGGTCGTCCAGGTAGCGCAGGCGCTGCACGTTGGTGTCGAAGACGGTGACGTCGGCGCCGAGTCCCGCGGCGATCACGGCGGCGTTGGCGCCGGCGACGCCGCCGCCGATGACCGTCACGCGTGCCGGGCGCGTGCCCGGAACCCCCGACATGAGAAGACCCAGGCCCCCGGCCGAGCGCATGAGGGTCGCGGCGCCCACCTGCGGGGCGAGGCGACCCGCGACCTCGCTCATCGGGGCCAGCAGCGGCAGTCCGCCGGTCGGCAGCTGCACCGTCTCGTACGCGATCGCGGTCGTGCGGCTGGCCACCAGACGCTCGGTGAGAGGGAGATCGGCGGCCAGGTGGAGGTAGGTGAACAGCACCAGGTCCTCGCGGAAGTGGCCGTACTCGCTCGCGACCGGCTCCTTGACCTTCAGCAGCAGCTCGGCGCCCGACCACACCGTCTCGGCGTCCTCGCACAGCGTCGCACCCGCCGCGACGTACTCGGCGTCGGGCATCGACGATCCGTCGCCGGCGCCGCGCTGCACGAGCACCTCGTGGCCGGACGTGACCAGGTCGTGGACTCCGGCGGGCGTGAGCGCCACGCGGTACTCGTTGTTCTTCACCTCGGTGGGGACGCCGATCCTCATCGCATTTCCTTTCCGCCCCCGGGTGGGGAGCGCTCTAGAAGACGGGGCGGATGGCCCCGACGATCTCTTCGCCGCCCATGACGGTCGTGCCGAGCCCTGTCACCGCGTCGGCGACGTCCGGCGCCGCGAGTGCGCCGGCCCGCTCGAGGAGGCGCAGGGCGACCACGTGGGCGGCCCGCGGACTGCCGTCCAGCATCTTGAGGGCGACCGTCGTGCCGTCGGGCGCGACGACGGCGAGCACGCCTTCGGCGCCGTGCTTGGCGAAGACCCCCAGGCGCTCGATGACGACGGTGTCGGGCCGCCCGGGACCATGGATCGTCCACGGGTGCTCGCGGACCGTCTGCACCAGGGTCCCCGCGCTGCGGTGGAGGGCGAACGGCGACGTGGTCGAGGACGTGCCGATGCGGTGGATCGCCTTGGCGAGACCGAACAGGCTCATGGCGTGGACCGGGGCGCCGCAGCCGTCGACGGCGGTCGCGGCGACCTTCTCGCCGATGAGCCGCTCGACGACGTCGCGGATGTGCACCTGCAGAGGATGCTCGGGGTCGAGGTAGCCCGACGTGCTCCAGCCGGCCGTCGCGCACGTCAGGAGCATCGCGGCGTGCTTGCCGGAGCAGTTCATGCGCACGCGGGCCGGTTCGGCGTGATCGCGCACGAGCTCGTCCCGGGCGGCGCGATCGAGCGGCCAGGCGGGCGGGCAGCCGAGGTCGTCCTCGCCGACGCCGGCCGCGCCGAGGATGTCGCGGACGACGCCCACGTGGCGGTCGGTGCCCGAGTGGCTCGCCGTCGCGAGACCGAGGGCCTCGCCCTCCAGCGGCGCACCCGCCGAGAGCATCGCGAGCGCCTGCAGGGGCTTGAGGGTCGAACGGGGGAGGATGAGCGCTGACGGGTCGCCGAGCGACTCCGCGATCGCGCCGTCGGGGGTCATGACGACCGCCGATCCGGCGTGGCGGGACTCGACGAATCCGCTGCGCTCGACAACGGCGAGTTCGACGGCTTGCGAGACGGCGAACGTGTGCGGCACCAGGTCAGCCTATCGCCGGGCGGGCGCCGAACCGCGTGACAGACTGTCCTCTATGTTCGGCGAGCATCGATACCGTGTCCGGAGCGTGTGGACCGGTGACCGGGGCACGGGCACCAGCGGCTACCGCGACTACGACCGCGCGGTGAGCATCTCGGTCGAGGGCAAGCCCGAACTGCTCGCGTCCGCCGACAAGCCGTTCCGCGGCGACCCGGCGCGGTGGAACCCCGAGGACATGCTCGTGGCGGCCCTGAGCGAGTGCCACCTGCTGTCGTACCTCCACGCGTGCGTGCAGGCCGGCGTCGTCGTGCTCGCGTACGAGGACGACGCATCCGGGCTCATGCGCGAGGACGGGAGCGGCGCCGGCCGGTTCCACGAGGTCGTGCTGCGCCCGCGGGTCACGATCGCGGACGCGGCGATGCGCGACGCCGCGCTCGCCGCGCACGAGACGGCGCACGGCTGGTGCTTCATCGCCAACTCGGTGAACTTCCCGGTGCGGCACGAACCCGTGATCGAGATCGTCGCCGGCTGACGGCGGGACGGAGCGTCAGCGCCGCTCGTGCGGCAGCGCCTGCTTGATGCGGTCGATCGCGCCGTGCGGCGGAACCTCGTTGTAGGCGCCGGCGAGCTCCTGGCCGGACAGCGCGTGGATGGCCGACATGATGTCGTCGGTGGCGAGCCGGCGGGCGCGCCCCGACGTCGCCGGGCCGTGGTGCGCGAGGTCGAGCGGCTCGCCGAACCTGACCGTGATGCGGTGCTTGAGCGACGGCATCCGCTGTCCCACCGGCATGACCTTGTCGGTGCCGATCAGCCCCACCGGCACGACCGGCGCTCCGGTCTGCAGGGCGAGGAAGGCCACGCCCGTCCGGCCCTTGTACAGACGCCCGTCGAGCGACCGCGTGCCCTCGGGGTACAGCGCGACGGCGCTCCCGGAGTCGAGGAGCCGCCGCTGCTGGTCGAGTGCGTCCAGCGCCGCCTGTCCGGCGCCGCGCTGGACGGGGATCGCCCCGATCGCGGTGAAGAACTCGCGCTGCGCCCAGCCCGAGAAGCCGGGGCCCTCGAAGTAGCTCGCCTTCGCCAGGAAGTGCACCGGGCGGGGCGCTGCGACCGGGATGGCGATCGAATCGATGAACGACAGGTGGTTGCTCGCGAAGATCACGGGGCCCGACTTCGGCACGTTCGCGCGCCCCTCGATGTGCGGGCGGTACACGAGGCGCGCGAGCGGCGTGATCACGACGCGACCCAGCGCGTACGTGATCCCCATGTGGACCGTGGCCGGCTCGGGCGCCGTGTTCTCGTCTTCGCGGGGTTCGGGTGTCTCCTCGGAAGTCACCAGTCGAGGCTATCGGGTCTTCGATACCACATTCGGCATAGCCGACTCTCAGCACGCGGGCCGCCGACATGAGGGAGGATGGAGTGTTCCCACACACCACCCCCGAGGTCTCATCGTGCGCATCCGCCTGCTCTCCGCCGTATCCGTCGCCGCGCTGTCCGTGCTCGTCCTGACGGGATGCACATCGGCCGGAACCGAGTCGACGCCCGAGGCGACCGCCTCGGCATCCGCCGACCTGTGCGCGGTCGCCGCGCCCACCGGCGAGACCGCCGAGTCGATCTCGGTCAGCGGTGAGGTCGGCCAGTCGCCGACCGTCGAGTTCGAAGCGCCGCTGGACATCGTCAGCGCCGAGCGCACCGTGGCCGTCGAAGGCGACGGCGCGCAGATCACCGAGGGCGCCTACGTCTCCTACGCGCTGGCGATCTTCGACGCCACGACCGGCGAGAGCCTGCAGGAGGCCGGCTTCGGCGGCACCGCGCTCCCGGCCATGCAGATCAGCGTCGGCGGAGGCCCCGACACCTTCTTCGGCTGCGCGACCGCCGGCTCGCGCCTCGTGATGACCATTCCGGATGCCGGCAGCGGCGCGCAGGTCTACGTGATCGACGTCCTGGACGTCACGGCAGCAGACGCCTGGTGCTCGGTCTCCGAGCCCGGCGACGCCTTCCCGACCGTCGAGTTCGACGCCGACGGCAACCCGACCGTGACCATTCCGGATGCCGACGCCCCCGAGGGCGTCGAGGTCGAGGTGCTCGAGGCGGGCGACGGCGAGGTCGTCGAGTCCGGCGACAATGTGACCGTCGACTACCTGGGCGTGACGTGGAGCGACGGCGAGACGTTCGACTCCAGCTACGAGCGCGGCGAGCCGGCGACCTTCCCCACGACCGGCGTCGTCTCGGGCTTCCAGCGGGCGCTGGAGGGCCAGACGGTCGGCTCCACCGTGCTCGTGTCGATGCCCCCGGCCTGCGCCTACGGCGAGGCGGGGTCGAGTACCAACGAGCTCGCCGGCGAGACGCTCGTGTTCGTCATCGAGATCGTCGAGACCGCGCGCGGCGACCAGTGACCCGCGCGATGCGGCGCGTCCCGCGGTCGGTAGGCTGACGGGATGCGCCGCATCCTCATCCTCGGCTCCACCGGGTCGATCGGCACCCAGGCGCTGGACGTCATCCGCGCCAACCCTGCTCGGTTCGAGGTCGTGGGCCTGGCCGCCGGCCGGGATCGCGCCGGCGTCGCGGCGCAGGCCGCCGAGTTCGGCGTCGAGCACACCGCGCTCGGCGCGGTCGAGGCGGAGCAGCTGGTGCGCGATGTCGAGGCGGATGTCGTCCTCAACGGCATCACCGGCTCGGTGGGCCTCGGCCCCACGCTCGCCGCGCTCGAGGCCGGGCGGACGCTGGCCCTGGCGAACAAGGAGTCGCTCATCGTCGGCGGCGATCTCGTGACCAAGATCGCGCAGCCGGGACAGATCGTGCCCGTCGACTCCGAGCATTCCGCGATCGCACAGGCGCTCCGGTCGGGCGAGCCCGGCGAGGTCCGGCGGCTGGTGCTCACGGCATCCGGCGGTCCCTTCCGGGGGCGCTCGCGCGACGAGCTCGCCTCGGTGACCCCTGCGCAGGCCCTCGCGCATCCGACATGGGACATGGGCCGTGTGGTGACGACGAACTCGGCGACGCTGGTGAACAAGGGGCTCGAGGTGATCGAGGCGCACCTGCTCTTCGATGTGCCCTACGACGAGATCGACGTCGTCGTGCATCCGCAGTCGATCGTGCACTCGATGGTGGAGTTCGTCGACGGGTCGACGATCGCGCAGGCCTCGCCGCCCGACATGCGCCTGCCCATCTCGTTGGGCCTCGACTGGCCGCACCGCGTGGCGGGCGTGGGCGCGCCGCTGGACTGGACGACCGCGACGGCGTGGACCTTCGAGCCGCTCGACGACGAGGCCTTCCCCGCCGTGCGCCTCGCCAAGCAGGTCGGCGGCGCGGGCGGGACCTACCCGGCCGTCTTCAACGCGGCGAACGAGCAGGCGGTGGACGCCTTCCACGACGGGAAGCTGTCGTTCCCCGGCATCGTCGAGACCGTCGCGGCGATCGTCGACGAGCACGAGGCGCCGGGTGAGCTCACGCGCGAGACGCTCGCCGACGCCGAGGCCTGGGCGCGGGACGCCGCCGACCGTGCGATCGCGGCCCGCTGAGACGGGACCCGGTCAGTAGGTCGTGAGGCCGTGGGCGCGGAACCGCGCGCGCACCTCGTCGACGAGCTCGGGAGTGGGCGGCTCGACGTCGTCGAGCGCGTACTCGAGGCCGGCCGCGTGCCACTTGTCGCGGCCCATCTGGTGGAACGGCAGCACTTCGACGCGCGAGACGGTGCCCGCGTGGATCTCGTTGAGAGAGGCGGCGTACTCCGCCACCCGCTCGACGTTCTCGGCGTCGTCGGTGAGACCGGGGACGAGCACGAAGCGGATCCACACCTCGGGGCCGTGACCGTCGGCGCCGCGCTCGGCGATGCGGCGGCCGAAGGCCAGGGTCGGCTCGAGGTCGCGGCCGGTGACCTTCCGG
This region of Microbacterium thalassium genomic DNA includes:
- a CDS encoding ABC transporter ATP-binding protein, encoding MLGKLLVRYLSPAWPLIVAVVVFQFAQSIASLWLPALNADIIDEGVVTGDIPYIWSTGGVMLAVSLVQIVCAIIAVYFGSRLAMGMGRDVRSDLFHRVVAFSQREVGQFGPPSLITRNTNDVQQVQMLVQVSATLMISAPILAIGGVIMAVRQDAGLSWLMAVAIPVLLIAVGLIVSRMVPAFTQMQKRIDRVNQIMREQLTGIRVVRAFVREREEHARFDRASDDVMDTALRAGNLMAMMFPVVMLVLNVSSVAVIWFGAFQVQDAGVEIGTLFAFLTYLMQILMGVMMATFMFVMIPRAAVCADRIGEVLGADPSVAPPAHAVDPPPPVGRIEFDHVDFAYPGAEDAVLHDLTFTVEPGTTTAVIGSTGAGKSTMIGLVPRLFDVTGGAVRIDGVDVRDYDPDVLWGRIGLVQQKAFLFSGTIASNLRYGDADASDDDLWQALEIAQGAEFVRAMPEGLAAPIAQGGTNVSGGQRQRLAIARALVKRPPVYIFDDSFSALDLSTDAALRRALDRRLPGATRLIVAQRVSTIQHADQIVVLDHGRIVGIGVHDDLVASCETYREIVESQLAAEEAA
- a CDS encoding ABC transporter ATP-binding protein; this encodes MSHGRPMGGPMGRGGPQAPVQKARNFGPSAKRLLGTLRTDLPRLILVVVFGVISVALTVTGPKVLGEGTNIIFSGFISMQVPAGATKQEVIDGLIASGNQEQADMLSAMAFTPGAGIDFEALSRIVLAVLAIYVFGSIFGWLQARILNGIVQRAMHRLRMQVEEKIHRLPLAYFDRVQRGELLSRVTNDVDNIGQTMQQTLSQVVVSLLTVIGVLTMMFIISPLLAVIALVTIPLTLVITMLVARRSQKLFAQQWKATGVVNARVEETFSGHSIVKTFGRQREAEELFRAENEDLYRASFGAQFVSGIIMPSMMFIGNLVYVAIAVVGGLQVAGGLMSIGDVQAFIQYSRQFTQPLSQLGSMANLLQSGVASAERVFELLDETEQEPDDDPAPTAPDDAGHLAFEDVSFRYSPDKPLIDGLSLAATPGSTVAIVGPTGAGKTTLVNLVMRFYDVDAGAITLDGVDTRRMTRDDVRSRTGMVLQDTWLFAGTIRENIAYGRPSATEEEIVAAATAAYVDRFVHALPDGYDTMLDDDAANLSVGERQLVTIARAFLADPRILILDEATSSVDTRTELLIQRAMSRLREDRTAFVIAHRLSTIRDADLILVMEDGSIVEQGDHAALLATRGAYWRLYNAQFEAPLDDEDLSPVSAAPGMSPDAPR
- a CDS encoding PP2C family protein-serine/threonine phosphatase, coding for MPEVSTETYAVNAPGRPLTLAWAAVTDVGRRREVNQDAVYAGFPLFVVADGMGGHLGGEIASDRTIARLQAVAESGSVSPETIEKALERAVRDIASHPETTDEGTGTTVTGVFLDSSSEEPHWVTLNIGDSRVYLVRDDAIVQITTDHSVVQELVAAGRLSPEEAENHPYGNVITRAVGPTESVTPDYVRLDVIEGDRFVICSDGLTKELTDFGIKHFLAEHADPAEAVSAMLDAALENGGRDNITIIVLNVGEHDAAGAGSVDGRAAEVVKADGEEDAEEAIAPEPGTDAPEAGDGEDAPEAADDDGVSSPEDD